CTGGGGACGATGTCGAGATTCGCCATCTGACCCTGAGCAACGAGGGGCGCACGCGGCGGCGCGTGGAGGTCACCAGCTACGCCGAGGTCGTTCTCGGCGACGCGACCGAGGACCGCCGGCATCCGGCCTTCAGCAAACTGTTCGTCGAGAGTGAGTATCTCGACGACCTGCACGCGCTCGCCTTCCACCGCCGGTCACGCGGCGAACGCGAAAGCGCATGCTGGCTCGTGCACATGATGGTGCGACGCGACGGTCGTACGCGGTCGACTGGATACGAGACCGCGCGCGATCGTTTCGTGGGGCGGGCACGCACGCCCTTTTCCCCGCGGAGGTTCGCAGACGGCGCGTACGACCTTGCCGGAGCCACCGGAGCCACCCTCGACCCGATCATGGCGCTGTCGTCCACGGTCGAACTACCGCCCTTCCGCAGTATCTCGCTCGCGTACGTGCTCGTTGCGGCCGAATCGCGACAAGCGGCCGTCGCCGTCGCCGGGAGCTATCAGTCGCTGGATCACCTCGAGTGGACCTTGGAGCTGGCTCGCCGGCAAACGGAGAGCGAGTTGGCGGACCTGAGGCTTGCATCGCCGGACCTGCCCGTGGCGCAGAGACTTCTGTCCTTGCTCCTCTATCCGCACCACGCTTTGCGGGCTCCGCCGGGCGTGCTGGTCCGGAACCAGCTCGGACAATCCTCGCTCTGGAAGTATGCGGTCTCCGGGGACCTGCCGATTCTCCTCGTCCGCCTCCGGGAAGCCGAGGATTCTCGGCTGCTCCAGACATTGCTGCGGATGCATCGCTATTGGCGCCAGCGCGGTGTCCGCATCGACCTGGTGATCCTGAATGAGCAACCGAGTGTGTACGGTGCGGAGGTAGACAGCCGGATCGCGCGAGCGATCGCACAGGCCGGCGTGGAAGGATGGATGCACCAGCCGGGCGGTGTGTTCGTGATCCGCGCCGATCAGATCACCGAGGCCGATCAGGTCTTGTTGGCCACGGCAGCGCGCGCGGTGCTGGACGCATCTGCGGGAAGCCTTGCCGAACAGGTGGCGCGCGTTCCCGAGGAACCAGCCCGCCTGCCACCTCTGGTTCCTACGCTGGCGGATGCGATTTCACCCGAGCCGCTGGAGCGGCCCGACGGGCTGCTCTTCGACAACGGAACCGGCGGCTTTAGCCCGGACGGACGGGAATACGTGATTCATCTCGCCCCCGGTCAGTCGACGCCCGCCCCGTGGGTCAACGTGATTGCCAATCCGCGTTGCGGTTGCGTCGTTTCCGAGTCGGGCGGAGGCTACTCGTGGGCCGAAAACAGTGGTGAGAACCGATTGACGCCGTGGCGCAACGACCCGGTATCGGACGAGCCCGGCGAGGCACTGTATCTGCGCGACGAGGAAACGGCCGCAGTATGGTCGCCGACCCCTCTGCCCGCGCCGGGTCCAGGCAGCTATCAGATCCGACACGGCGCGGGTTACACCGCCTTTCAGCACCGTAGCCACGGACTCGATCAGCGCTTACGCGTGTTCGTGCCGCGAGAGGATCCGGTGAAGATCCTGCAGCTGAGGCTGACCAACCGGCTGGATCGTCCCCGCCGCATCACCGCCACCTACTATGTCGAGTGGGTGCTTGGCACTACGCGTGACGGATCCGAGATGTTCGTGATTCCGGAATTCGATTCTGATTGTCAGTGCCTCCTGGCGCGCAATCCGTGGAAAGACGACTTTGCAGACCGCGTCGCGTTCGTGGCCGCAAGTCACAACCTGCACGGCCTGACAGGTGACCGCAGCGAGTTCCTCGGCCGGCGCGGCAGCTATGCCCACCCCGCGGGTCTGCGGGCGGTCGGGCTCACCAGCGCGGTCCGGCCCGGGCTCGACCCGTGCGCGGCGGTACAACTGCATGTCGATCTCGGCCCGGGTGCCTCGGCGGACATCCACTTCGTGCTCGGTCAAGGTATGGGGCGCGACGAGGCGCTGGGCTTGGCGCGGACGTATCGCGATCGCGTGCGCGTTCAGGCTGCCTGGACCGACGTCTGTCAGCAGTGGGACGAGATCCTCGGTGCGGTGAGCGTGCACACGCCCGACCCGGCGCTCGACGTCATGCTGAACCGCTGGCTGCTCTATCAAACGCTGGCGAGCAGGATCTGGGGACGCACCGGATACTACCAATCCGGCGGGGCCTTTGGCTTCCGCGACCAACTGCAGGATGTCATGGCCCTGCTGCACACCCGGCCGGCAATCTGCCGCGCTCACATTCTCGAAGCGGCGCGGCGGCAGTTCGAAGACGGCGACGTGCTGCACTGGTGGCATCCGCCGTCGGGAGTCGGAGTGCGCACGCGGTGCTCAGACGACCTGCTGTGGCTCCCGTTCGTCACCGCTGATTACGTCGCGACCACCGGTGATGAGGCGATTCTCTCCGAGCCGGTGCCCTTCCTCTCCGGCGAGCCGCTGCGGCCCGACGAAGTGGAACGATATGCCCGGTTCACGCCCACGGAGCGCCGCGCAACACTCTACGAGCACTGCGTGGCCGCCATCGAGCGCGGTCGCACCGCCGGCCCGCACGGATTGCCGCTGTTCGGCGCCGGCGACTGGAACGATGGGATGAATCGCGTCGGCATCCAGGGGCGCGGCGAGAGCGTCTGGCTCGGCTGGTTCGTCTACGCGACGCTCACACGGTTCGCTCCCGTCAGTGAGCGCCGCAGCGACGGAGATCGGGCGGAACGGTTTCGCAGCCATGCGGAGAAGCTGCGCCAGGCGCTCGAAGCGAGTGCGTGGGATGGGGCATGGTATCGGCGCGGCTATTACGATGACGGCCGTCCGCTGGGGTCGGCGCAAAGCGCGGAATGCCGCATCGATTCGCTCTCGCAGTCTTGGGCCGTAGTGTCAGGAGCAGCCGATCCGCAACGCGCCACGATGGCGATGGACGCGGTGCGGCAGTACTTGATTCGGGAAGCCGACGGGCTGGTCTTGCTGCTCGCGCCTCCGTTCGGCGGCACTGACGCCGATCCCGGCTATATCAAGGCGTATCCGCCTGGGGTGCGGGAGAATGGCGGACAGTACACGCATGCGGCGATCTGGGTGCTGTGGGCACTCGCGGAGCTCGGGGAGGGTGATCTGGCCGTGCAATTGTTTCAGAGATTGCTTCCCATCCGCCACGCACTCACACCGGATGCCGCCGCTCTCTATCGGGTCGAACCGTACGTACTGGCAGCGGACGTCTATGGCGTGGCGCCTCATGCCGGTCGCGGCGGATGGACGTGGTACACCGGCGCCGCCGGATGGGCGTACCGGTTTGGGCTGGAGGTCATTCTCGGCATTCGGCCCGAACCGGGCGGTTGGCGTGTGGACCCGTGCATTCCCAAGACTTGGCCCGGCTTCGAGGTCACGCTGCGCGACCGGACCACGACCTATCAGATCCGAGTCGAGAATCCGCATTTGGTGAACGGCGGTGTGGAAAGCGTCGCACTCGACGGGAAGACCTTGCCAGGCTCCGTGCTGCCGAGACTGCAAGACGGCAGAGCACACGATGTCGTGGTGCGGATGCGTTCCGCCGGAGACAACTGCGCATGAAAGGCCTCGAATCGCTGGTTGGTCACGCTCACCGGCGGTGGCAGAGTGCCTGTGCTAGGTTTAGAAGAAGCAGGGAGGTCCCCGCGATGAGCAGAGTAGAAGCCTTGACCTACCTAACGGCGAAACGCATCGCGTCGAGGGACCACCTCAACTTCGACGAGAAATGGGTCCGCACGGTCTTGGCGATGTGATCCTCAAGACAAGGAGCGAACCCAGGCGGAGACGAACCCCGAGACCAGGCGTTGCTACCAGGAGGTGTTGTCATGTTTATTGACGAGATGACTGAGGACGAATGCCGCACCGCGCTAGAGCGCGTGAGTTTCGGTAGATTGGCGTGCGCACGCGATAACCAACCCTATGTTCTTCCGATCTACTTCTCGTACGATGGAACGCATCTCTACGGGTTCAGCGCGCCAGGACAAATCTACGGGTTCAGCACGCTGGGACAAAAGATCGAGTGGCTGCGCTCCAATCCGCTCGTTTGTCTGGAGATTGATGAACGGACGAGCCTCCATCAATGGATGAGCGTTGTTGTTTCTGGTCGCTACGAGGAGTTACCGGATACGCCCGAATTTGGATATGAGCGCGTGCAGGCCCACGAAGTGTTGCAAAAACGCGCGATGTGGTGGGAGCCGGCTTACGTCGTCACGGAGCACCGGGAACAGCTTACGCCCATCTTCTACCGCATTCACATCACGCAGATGACAGGACGCAGAGCGACGCCGGATCCGGTTGAAGCAGCCGCGTCGGGTGCTAAAGCTCCGACGGCTGAAGAAAGCTGGTTGGGCAGCATCCTGCATCACTGGAATCGAGCCACCACTTTTGTAATTTTCGAGCCGCAACAGACTACGACGGAAGCCCTGATCAAACTGCCGCAAACGGACCAAACGGACGCCTTGCTACGCAACAGCGGCCTTGACTTTAGTTACGATCGGCTGGGGGGCCGATACCGTCTACGGCTGGGCAAAGACGAGATCGAGAGGTCCTCGAACCTTCTGACCGAACTCATGAAGAAGGCCCAACGCGCAGGAGCCGAGTGAGGGTGTAACAGCGGCCACCGCTGTCG
This Candidatus Binatia bacterium DNA region includes the following protein-coding sequences:
- a CDS encoding pyridoxamine 5'-phosphate oxidase family protein gives rise to the protein MFIDEMTEDECRTALERVSFGRLACARDNQPYVLPIYFSYDGTHLYGFSAPGQIYGFSTLGQKIEWLRSNPLVCLEIDERTSLHQWMSVVVSGRYEELPDTPEFGYERVQAHEVLQKRAMWWEPAYVVTEHREQLTPIFYRIHITQMTGRRATPDPVEAAASGAKAPTAEESWLGSILHHWNRATTFVIFEPQQTTTEALIKLPQTDQTDALLRNSGLDFSYDRLGGRYRLRLGKDEIERSSNLLTELMKKAQRAGAE